One window of Candidatus Binataceae bacterium genomic DNA carries:
- a CDS encoding ATP-binding protein, whose protein sequence is MERGTRNPPKEADSATDHVKTTELKRRRRELLAVAIASLTLIAFVLAQTTLPPLRSHNSLVSNLVVILLFDLSFILLGLMLILVGRNLAKAIFERRRGLLGSRLQARLVFGFSAVALVPSVFLLYVSGTFLEADVGSWFNPEYERVLDDSLQIAKTYYLNSANNAVHFARVLAGQIADKHLLAADQHDALRRFIERSQHEYNLGTVEIFSTDRKLVMHVLSPRMPTGIGVGPDSEIVTATLAGRPQPRTDRFGKSDVIRGAAPIYASADSDVVTGALVIDYYLPRSLADRAAGISRSEQEYFQLRILRQPIMHSYILALVLIGLAVVLLASWFGIYIARGITGPIRLLAEGTQAIAAGNLNLVIPGVGDDEIGRLVESFNGMTADLRASRAEIERRRHYTETLLRNVSAGVVGLDAARRLTAINPCAERMLGLTATAVGQAYDHCFHPALVQALEDYFGASMPRRETRFPLELDSGGAETDLMVTVTPLGIETNGDGAPHDLGAVLFFEDVSQLAKVERMEAWREVARRIAHEIKNPLTPIQLSAERLRRNLATTSDADARLLDECTNAIVGEVQDLKRLVNEFSGFARMPQVTPVPGDLNALAEETVSFFREAHPAVDFAIELERGLPPIALDREALKRALVNLLDNGVAAASAQKNGERPRIRVTTRLEIASGIVALEVADNGVGIEPRLRARIFEPYFSTKSGGTGLGLAIVAAIVSDHHGFVRVYDRPPHGSRFVLEFPIKDQPTTNVTT, encoded by the coding sequence ATGGAACGCGGAACCCGCAATCCGCCGAAAGAGGCTGATTCCGCGACAGATCACGTCAAGACTACCGAGTTAAAGCGGCGGCGGCGGGAATTGCTCGCGGTCGCGATCGCCTCTTTGACCCTGATTGCCTTCGTGCTGGCGCAGACCACGCTGCCGCCTCTGCGTTCGCACAACTCCCTGGTCTCGAACCTGGTCGTCATCCTGCTCTTCGACTTGAGCTTCATCCTGCTCGGCCTGATGCTGATCCTCGTCGGGCGCAACCTGGCCAAGGCGATCTTCGAGCGCCGGCGCGGACTGCTCGGATCGCGGCTGCAGGCGCGTCTGGTCTTCGGCTTCAGCGCGGTGGCGCTGGTTCCCAGCGTCTTCCTGCTCTACGTCTCGGGGACCTTCCTCGAGGCCGACGTCGGCAGCTGGTTCAATCCCGAGTACGAGCGCGTGCTCGATGATTCGCTGCAGATCGCGAAGACCTATTATTTGAATTCAGCGAACAACGCCGTGCATTTTGCGCGAGTGCTGGCCGGACAGATCGCAGACAAGCATCTGTTGGCCGCCGATCAGCACGACGCCCTGCGCAGATTTATTGAACGCTCGCAGCACGAGTACAACCTCGGCACGGTCGAGATTTTTTCGACTGACCGCAAACTCGTGATGCATGTCCTGAGTCCGCGGATGCCGACCGGGATCGGGGTCGGTCCGGACTCTGAAATTGTCACCGCGACGCTCGCCGGACGGCCGCAGCCGCGCACCGATCGCTTCGGCAAGTCGGACGTTATCCGCGGTGCGGCGCCAATTTACGCCTCCGCCGATTCCGACGTCGTGACGGGCGCGCTGGTGATCGACTACTACCTGCCGCGCAGTCTGGCCGATCGCGCCGCGGGCATCTCGCGCAGTGAGCAGGAGTACTTCCAACTGCGCATCCTGCGGCAGCCGATTATGCACAGCTACATTCTGGCCCTGGTCCTGATCGGGCTGGCGGTGGTGCTGCTCGCGAGCTGGTTCGGGATCTATATTGCGCGCGGCATCACTGGGCCAATCCGCCTGCTCGCCGAGGGCACGCAAGCGATCGCGGCCGGCAACCTGAACCTGGTGATTCCGGGCGTGGGTGACGACGAGATCGGCCGGCTGGTTGAATCGTTCAACGGCATGACCGCCGACTTACGGGCGTCGCGAGCGGAAATCGAGCGCCGCCGGCATTACACTGAAACCCTGCTGCGCAACGTCTCGGCTGGAGTCGTTGGACTCGATGCGGCGCGGCGGCTCACGGCGATCAATCCCTGCGCCGAGCGGATGCTCGGATTGACTGCGACGGCTGTTGGCCAGGCGTACGATCACTGTTTTCATCCGGCGCTGGTGCAGGCGCTCGAAGATTATTTTGGCGCTAGTATGCCGCGGCGCGAGACTCGTTTCCCATTGGAGTTAGACAGCGGTGGCGCCGAAACTGATCTGATGGTCACGGTGACGCCGTTGGGAATCGAGACCAACGGCGACGGCGCGCCGCACGATTTGGGCGCGGTCCTGTTTTTCGAGGACGTAAGCCAGTTGGCGAAGGTCGAGCGCATGGAGGCGTGGCGCGAGGTCGCCCGCCGGATCGCTCACGAGATCAAGAACCCGCTCACGCCGATTCAGCTCTCTGCAGAGCGCCTGCGGCGCAATCTGGCGACCACCTCGGACGCCGACGCGCGCCTGCTCGACGAGTGTACCAACGCGATCGTCGGCGAGGTTCAGGACCTCAAGCGTCTGGTCAACGAATTTTCGGGATTCGCGCGCATGCCGCAGGTGACGCCGGTGCCGGGCGATCTCAACGCGCTGGCCGAGGAGACCGTGAGCTTTTTCCGCGAAGCTCATCCGGCGGTGGATTTTGCGATCGAGCTCGAGCGGGGGCTGCCACCGATTGCATTGGATCGCGAGGCGCTCAAACGCGCCCTGGTCAATTTGCTCGACAATGGTGTAGCGGCGGCGAGCGCGCAAAAAAACGGGGAACGGCCGCGCATCCGCGTCACCACGCGTCTCGAAATCGCGAGCGGGATTGTGGCGCTCGAAGTCGCCGACAACGGCGTCGGGATCGAACCGCGCCTGCGCGCGCGGATTTTTGAGCCGTACTTCTCGACCAAAAGCGGCGGCACCGGCCTTGGTTTGGCGATCGTCGCGGCGATCGTCAGCGACCATCATGGCTTCGTCCGCGTTTACGATCGTCCGCCGCACGGCAGTAGATTTGTCCTCGAATTCCCCATAAAGGATCAACCAACAACGAATGTTACGACTTGA
- the lpxC gene encoding UDP-3-O-acyl-N-acetylglucosamine deacetylase — translation MRPTVLVVDDEARIRSSLRGLLSDEGYRVLDIGDAPAAMSLIARENPALVLLDVWMPGLDGIELLRRIKHEHPAMPVIMISGHANIQNAVAATRLGAADFIEKPFSVTGLLASIDRVLAGVSDPDRAAAVPGHTIAEAGRERLDRTGMRPQRTVAQSLVIGGQGLHSGLKTGVILHPAPPGSGIVFSSLADQSSIVARIENVTETGYNTTLSGDGHSIRTVEHLMSALHGLGITNVLVKTDDELPALDGSAAEFCSQLRAAGLRDQAASLEPVRVAAPIQVGEGDEFIRVEPAERLIIDYTLDYPQPIGVQRVHFELDSAETYEREIAPARTFGFVSEFHKLTEMGLARGGRLDNLILVDDEKVVNTTLRFPDEFARHKILDLIGDLYLLGRPLLGHVTASKSGHSDNLAILRAIAASL, via the coding sequence ATGCGCCCGACCGTGCTGGTGGTGGATGATGAGGCGCGCATCAGGTCGTCCTTGCGCGGCCTCCTGAGCGACGAGGGCTATCGCGTGCTCGACATCGGCGACGCGCCGGCCGCGATGAGCCTGATCGCGCGCGAAAATCCGGCCCTCGTGCTGCTCGACGTCTGGATGCCCGGGCTCGACGGCATCGAACTGCTCCGGCGCATCAAGCATGAACATCCCGCGATGCCGGTGATTATGATTTCGGGTCACGCGAATATTCAGAACGCGGTTGCGGCGACTCGACTCGGCGCCGCCGACTTCATCGAAAAGCCCTTTTCCGTGACCGGGCTGCTCGCTTCGATTGATCGTGTGCTGGCGGGCGTGAGCGATCCTGACCGCGCGGCCGCGGTACCCGGCCACACCATCGCCGAAGCCGGCCGCGAGCGGCTCGATCGGACCGGGATGCGACCACAGCGCACTGTCGCGCAGTCGCTGGTAATCGGCGGGCAGGGGCTGCACTCAGGACTCAAGACCGGCGTGATTCTTCATCCGGCGCCGCCCGGCAGCGGGATCGTCTTTTCGTCGCTGGCCGATCAGTCTTCGATTGTCGCGCGCATCGAGAACGTCACCGAGACTGGTTACAACACCACGCTAAGCGGCGACGGCCACTCGATTCGCACGGTCGAGCATCTGATGTCGGCGCTGCACGGCCTCGGCATCACCAACGTGTTGGTCAAGACCGACGACGAGTTGCCCGCGCTCGACGGTTCCGCCGCGGAATTTTGCAGCCAACTGCGCGCGGCCGGGCTGCGCGATCAGGCCGCGTCGCTCGAGCCCGTGCGGGTCGCCGCGCCGATTCAGGTGGGGGAGGGCGACGAATTTATCCGGGTTGAGCCGGCCGAGCGCCTGATCATCGATTACACGCTCGATTACCCTCAACCGATCGGCGTTCAGCGCGTCCATTTCGAGCTGGATTCGGCCGAAACTTACGAGCGCGAGATTGCGCCCGCGCGCACTTTCGGTTTCGTCAGCGAATTTCACAAGCTCACCGAGATGGGTCTCGCGCGCGGGGGCCGCCTGGATAACCTGATTCTCGTGGACGACGAGAAGGTCGTGAACACGACGCTGCGCTTCCCCGATGAATTCGCGCGTCACAAAATCCTCGACCTGATCGGCGACCTTTACCTGCTGGGGCGCCCGCTCCTCGGACATGTGACCGCGTCGAAATCCGGCCATTCGGACAACCTCGCGATTCTGCGCGCGATCGCGGCGTCGCTCTAA
- a CDS encoding SDR family oxidoreductase, whose amino-acid sequence MELKGRVALVTGAGKRVGRAIAIALAERGAAIAIHYRSSRAEAEAAVAEVTGQGGSARSFAADLEKVAEIEKLIENVLDAFGRIDVLVNSASIFFRKPLSEVTERDWDVNLDTNLKAPFFLSKFAGAAMRRQGAGKIVNIGDWAGIRPYNNYLPYTVSKSGLIGLTRALAKALAPEVQVNIVALGPVMPPEDYDAAEIERLRQATLTKTLGTPQDVARAVVFLCENADFTTGATLMIDGGRLLN is encoded by the coding sequence GTGGAATTGAAGGGTCGAGTGGCGCTCGTGACGGGCGCGGGCAAACGTGTTGGCCGCGCGATTGCGATCGCGCTCGCAGAGCGCGGCGCAGCAATCGCTATTCATTATCGCAGCTCGCGCGCCGAGGCTGAGGCGGCTGTCGCAGAGGTAACGGGGCAGGGCGGTAGCGCCCGCAGCTTCGCAGCCGATCTCGAAAAAGTCGCCGAAATCGAAAAGCTGATAGAGAATGTGCTCGACGCCTTCGGCCGTATCGACGTGCTGGTCAACTCGGCCTCGATTTTTTTTCGCAAACCGCTGAGCGAAGTCACGGAGCGCGATTGGGACGTCAATCTTGATACCAATCTGAAGGCGCCGTTCTTTCTGTCGAAGTTCGCCGGGGCCGCGATGCGCCGTCAGGGCGCCGGCAAAATCGTCAACATCGGCGATTGGGCCGGCATCCGGCCCTACAACAACTATTTGCCGTACACTGTCTCGAAGAGCGGGCTGATTGGACTGACGCGGGCGTTGGCCAAGGCGCTGGCCCCGGAAGTTCAGGTCAATATCGTCGCCTTGGGTCCCGTGATGCCGCCCGAGGATTATGATGCGGCCGAGATCGAGCGGTTGCGGCAGGCGACCTTGACCAAGACGCTCGGCACGCCCCAAGATGTTGCGCGCGCCGTGGTCTTTCTCTGCGAGAACGCCGACTTCACCACCGGGGCCACGCTGATGATCGACGGCGGCCGCCTCCTCAACTGA
- a CDS encoding 7-cyano-7-deazaguanine synthase has product MASSAQPERIDYRIAVLPERVAILASGGLDSSVMLGVIARSGRQVYPVYIRAGLSWETSELATLRRFIRTLAMRNVQPVTVLKLPMNDLAGDHWSMTGRDVPGYNAALSSNYILGRNLILLAKAAVFCARHQIGEIAMAPLESNPFPDARPEFFRAFARAVDLGVGIKLKVLTPFAGLTKAQVIERGAGMPLELTVSCARPTGNIHCGSCTKCAERVEGFAAASIEDPTLYARKPGRRKS; this is encoded by the coding sequence ATGGCGTCGTCTGCGCAGCCGGAGAGGATCGATTACCGCATCGCGGTGCTTCCCGAGCGCGTCGCGATCCTCGCCAGCGGCGGCCTCGATAGCTCGGTGATGCTCGGCGTGATCGCGCGTTCAGGCCGCCAGGTCTATCCGGTTTATATTCGCGCCGGATTGAGCTGGGAGACATCGGAACTGGCCACCCTCAGACGCTTTATCCGCACGCTCGCGATGCGCAATGTTCAGCCCGTCACCGTCCTCAAGCTTCCGATGAACGATCTCGCCGGCGACCATTGGAGCATGACTGGCCGCGACGTTCCGGGATACAACGCGGCGCTCTCGTCCAATTACATCCTGGGCCGCAATCTGATTCTGCTGGCGAAGGCCGCGGTCTTCTGTGCGCGTCATCAGATTGGCGAAATCGCGATGGCGCCACTCGAGAGCAATCCCTTCCCCGACGCGCGCCCCGAATTCTTTCGCGCCTTTGCCCGCGCCGTCGATCTGGGCGTCGGGATCAAGCTCAAGGTGTTGACGCCGTTTGCTGGCCTGACCAAGGCTCAGGTGATCGAGCGCGGCGCCGGGATGCCGCTTGAGCTGACCGTCTCGTGCGCACGCCCAACCGGCAACATCCATTGCGGATCCTGTACGAAATGCGCGGAACGTGTCGAAGGCTTCGCCGCCGCCAGCATCGAGGATCCGACGCTCTACGCGCGCAAACCGGGCCGCCGAAAAAGCTGA
- a CDS encoding amidohydrolase family protein encodes MSGYTIIDVDTHVTETGDLWTSRAPASMRDRVPRIETSSNGRMMWAVGGTSMLASPGLTATAGVGSIKNPPKTFEEMHPGAYDAKARLKYMDEMGIWAMVMYPNVGGFGAQQFLKLGDPELMLTCVRIYNDWQTEWASADSRRLLPITSMPFWDITESVKEVRRCAAMGHKGILFTGEPQYWGLPLMGDPHWNPLWEVACEFDLPISFHIGSGNMEEGLLQNKMQMYGKMAAFAELAVDIFLRNGVQLADLLMSGVLARYPKIKFISVESGIGWIPFMLEAMDYQYQGNSVAEERPEFDRLPSEYFTRNIYACYWFEQIAPRRLIDKVGADNILFETDFPHPTSLYGEDVHDRIRSGLSDCEESVRRKILWGNGQRLYKVESPTAADEAKRAA; translated from the coding sequence ATGAGCGGCTATACGATTATCGACGTTGACACGCACGTCACCGAGACCGGCGACCTCTGGACGAGTCGCGCGCCCGCGAGTATGCGCGACCGCGTACCGCGCATCGAGACCAGCAGCAACGGCCGGATGATGTGGGCGGTCGGCGGCACTTCGATGCTCGCCAGTCCGGGGCTGACCGCGACCGCGGGCGTGGGCAGCATCAAGAACCCGCCCAAGACCTTCGAGGAGATGCACCCCGGGGCCTACGACGCCAAGGCGCGGCTCAAGTACATGGATGAGATGGGCATCTGGGCCATGGTCATGTATCCGAACGTCGGCGGCTTCGGCGCGCAGCAGTTCCTGAAGTTAGGCGACCCCGAGTTGATGCTGACCTGTGTGCGAATCTACAACGATTGGCAGACCGAGTGGGCATCGGCCGATTCGCGCCGCCTGTTGCCGATCACCTCGATGCCGTTCTGGGACATCACCGAATCGGTGAAAGAGGTGCGGCGCTGCGCCGCGATGGGCCACAAGGGCATCCTGTTCACCGGCGAGCCGCAGTACTGGGGACTGCCGCTGATGGGCGATCCGCATTGGAATCCGTTGTGGGAGGTCGCTTGCGAGTTCGACCTGCCGATCAGCTTCCATATCGGATCGGGCAACATGGAAGAGGGTCTGCTGCAGAACAAAATGCAGATGTACGGCAAGATGGCGGCGTTTGCCGAGTTGGCCGTCGATATCTTTCTGCGCAACGGCGTTCAGCTCGCCGACCTGTTAATGTCCGGGGTGCTGGCGCGGTATCCCAAAATCAAGTTCATCTCGGTCGAGAGCGGCATCGGCTGGATCCCCTTCATGCTCGAAGCGATGGACTACCAGTACCAGGGCAACAGCGTGGCGGAGGAGCGTCCGGAATTTGATCGGCTGCCGTCGGAATACTTCACGCGCAACATCTACGCCTGCTACTGGTTCGAGCAGATCGCGCCGCGCCGTCTGATCGACAAGGTCGGCGCCGATAACATTCTTTTTGAAACGGACTTTCCTCATCCGACTTCGCTGTACGGCGAGGACGTTCACGACCGGATCAGGAGCGGCCTCTCCGACTGCGAAGAATCAGTGCGGCGGAAGATTCTGTGGGGCAACGGCCAGCGGCTTTACAAAGTCGAGTCGCCGACGGCCGCGGACGAGGCAAAGCGCGCCGCATAG
- a CDS encoding MmoB/DmpM family protein: MSSNGHKVALKLMVGQEADAVVSVLAEAHPEAVIQRYPAYVSIEGQNRLTVEIPRVIEALGSDYDVTRFLVILSSYVGAIDVNDDSVTLTA, encoded by the coding sequence ATGAGTTCGAACGGGCACAAGGTTGCGCTCAAGCTGATGGTCGGGCAGGAAGCCGACGCGGTGGTTTCGGTGCTCGCGGAAGCCCATCCGGAGGCTGTGATTCAACGCTATCCCGCCTACGTCTCGATCGAAGGCCAAAATCGGCTCACGGTTGAGATTCCGCGGGTGATCGAGGCCCTCGGAAGCGATTACGACGTTACCCGGTTTCTCGTCATACTGTCGTCCTACGTCGGCGCGATCGACGTCAACGACGACAGCGTCACTCTGACTGCGTAG
- a CDS encoding 2Fe-2S iron-sulfur cluster-binding protein, producing MFKVTLQPAGRSFDCLESETILDAAFREGLRLPHGCRSGGCGSCKARLIEGEVDDSQASLSALMDYERAAGMTLLCSSYPESDVEIWLEHVEEDDTPPRYLDARVIDLAEIASGLFLIHLGIESSLGFRAGQYIEVNVPRTEEWRAYSLANPPTVRRELEILIKLVPGGLFSDYLAASRLKAGDILSIRGPYGNFALRPGEPSLLFITGGSGLAPVLSMLRELAPTETTRPIRLLYGARTRHDLCFVDELRGYEKEFADLKFVPVLSHATDDADWPGERGMVTEAISRWRHGDDLQAYLCGPPAMIDAALPILDRLGVPAHQIFFDKFLTRADLVK from the coding sequence ATGTTCAAGGTGACCCTGCAGCCGGCTGGACGCTCCTTTGACTGTCTCGAGAGCGAGACCATCCTCGACGCCGCTTTCCGCGAGGGGCTGCGTCTTCCTCATGGCTGCCGCTCCGGCGGCTGCGGTTCGTGCAAGGCCAGGCTCATCGAAGGCGAGGTTGACGATTCCCAAGCCTCGCTCAGCGCCCTAATGGACTACGAGCGCGCCGCCGGGATGACGCTGCTATGCTCGTCCTATCCCGAAAGCGACGTCGAAATCTGGCTCGAACACGTCGAGGAGGACGACACACCGCCACGCTATCTCGATGCTCGCGTAATCGATCTCGCCGAAATTGCCTCGGGGCTGTTCCTGATTCATCTTGGTATCGAGTCCTCACTCGGGTTTCGAGCCGGTCAGTATATCGAAGTGAACGTGCCGCGAACCGAAGAGTGGCGCGCCTACTCGCTGGCTAATCCCCCGACGGTCAGGCGCGAACTCGAGATACTTATCAAGTTGGTCCCCGGCGGACTGTTCTCCGACTATCTGGCCGCATCGCGGCTCAAGGCCGGCGACATCCTCAGTATCCGCGGACCTTATGGAAATTTCGCGCTGCGCCCTGGCGAGCCGTCGCTACTCTTCATCACAGGTGGGTCGGGACTAGCGCCGGTGCTATCGATGCTGCGAGAGCTGGCGCCGACCGAAACAACTCGACCGATTCGCCTGCTTTACGGCGCGCGCACTCGCCACGATCTCTGCTTTGTCGATGAGTTGCGCGGCTACGAAAAGGAATTCGCCGATTTGAAATTTGTCCCGGTGCTCTCGCACGCGACCGATGATGCGGACTGGCCGGGCGAACGCGGGATGGTCACCGAGGCGATCTCGCGATGGCGTCACGGCGATGACCTACAGGCTTATCTCTGCGGGCCACCTGCAATGATCGATGCAGCGCTGCCGATCCTGGACCGGCTCGGCGTGCCGGCACACCAGATTTTCTTTGACAAGTTTCTGACCCGCGCCGACCTCGTCAAATAG
- a CDS encoding IS1595 family transposase has product MTTDSAGAIFLPMMTLRELMVTFPTSDACKQFLMDRRWPDGKVKCVRCGNEKVYASKARPFHWQCRNHDHPYRFSVLVGTVFENTNYPLKTWFEVLWQMLNSKKGVSAMQIQRQIGSSYPTAWFLCHRLRAGMKDAEFQKLMGIVEIDETGLGGKDKNRHWDKKQHITGPSGKTTVIGAIARKGNVVCQVIENADAATLNKFVHKTVSGNVDLVATDEHKGYAYLDALGFPHETVSHSAGEYVRGKVHTNSIEGFWSLLKRGIVGTYHNVSKKYLPLYLAEFQYRYNNRKNPDIFGEAVAGC; this is encoded by the coding sequence TTGACTACGGATTCTGCTGGTGCTATCTTTCTTCCCATGATGACCTTACGCGAACTGATGGTGACCTTCCCGACCAGCGATGCTTGCAAACAGTTTCTGATGGATCGCCGGTGGCCTGACGGCAAGGTCAAATGCGTGCGCTGTGGAAACGAAAAGGTCTATGCGTCCAAGGCCCGACCTTTCCACTGGCAGTGCCGTAATCACGATCATCCCTATCGGTTTTCGGTTCTCGTCGGGACGGTTTTCGAGAACACAAACTACCCGCTCAAGACGTGGTTTGAAGTGCTCTGGCAGATGCTCAACAGCAAGAAGGGCGTAAGCGCCATGCAGATTCAGCGGCAGATCGGATCGTCCTATCCGACCGCGTGGTTTCTCTGTCATCGCTTGCGCGCGGGAATGAAAGATGCGGAATTTCAGAAGCTTATGGGTATCGTTGAAATCGACGAGACTGGCCTTGGCGGCAAGGATAAGAATCGCCACTGGGACAAGAAACAGCACATTACTGGGCCAAGCGGAAAAACCACGGTCATCGGCGCGATTGCCCGCAAGGGCAATGTGGTTTGCCAAGTGATCGAGAATGCAGACGCCGCGACGCTCAACAAATTCGTGCACAAGACGGTCAGCGGGAATGTCGATTTGGTCGCGACTGACGAGCACAAGGGCTATGCCTACTTGGATGCGCTCGGATTCCCGCATGAGACAGTCAGCCACAGCGCCGGTGAATACGTGCGCGGGAAGGTCCACACCAACAGCATTGAAGGCTTTTGGTCGCTGTTGAAGCGCGGGATCGTTGGCACCTATCACAACGTCAGCAAGAAGTATCTGCCGCTCTATTTGGCGGAATTTCAGTACCGGTATAACAACCGGAAGAACCCTGACATTTTCGGCGAAGCCGTAGCAGGATGCTGA